A stretch of Acidobacteriota bacterium DNA encodes these proteins:
- a CDS encoding SurA N-terminal domain-containing protein: MTMLDRMRRHKGWLKWSLALVCLTFVVFYIPSFLGNGDGTSSNDEVARVDGTSINVSEFRRAYQSQVAAYRQAYGAGISEQLLKQLGFEQQVLQQLINERAMVAEAGRLGITVTDEEVGQRIVSMPEFQENGRFVGEQRYQITLRNARPPLSPPEFEASLKRQLLIQKLQAVVTDWVSVTNTEADAEYQRRNEKVKVQLVHISADTFRAQATATDAEIAAAFEKNKEKYRIGERRKVKYLLIDLDAQRKGVIVPSREVERFYNNNIETFSTPEQVRASHILLKSEGKDEKAVRAEAEKVLAEAKKPNADFAALAKKYSEDEPTAKQGGDLDYFAKGRIGPEFDEVAFALAPGTMSNVVKTSVGFQIIKVVDKKAATTRTLEQVRAQITEQLAMEKAQKAADGLADQLAKELKTPPDLDKVAASRGWKVQETGFFTREEPLLSLGGSPQVSAEIFQLGNNEVSGALRVGRGYAFAAVSGREDPRIPTLDEVKDKARDDVIKEKASKLASEKAATLAAALKTAIDFVAAAKKAGIEAKTSDLVARGTALPDVGMNATVEKAAFSQAIGAVSDPIATLDGTTILKVIERKDIAPSEAAGARESIKQDLLGQRRNQFFNAYMIKARQKMKIQMNREALDRSTGA; the protein is encoded by the coding sequence ATGACGATGCTCGATCGCATGCGGCGTCACAAGGGCTGGCTCAAGTGGAGCCTGGCCCTGGTGTGTCTTACCTTTGTGGTGTTCTATATCCCCAGTTTCCTGGGCAACGGCGACGGCACCTCTTCCAATGACGAAGTGGCGCGGGTGGATGGCACCAGCATCAACGTCTCGGAGTTCCGCCGGGCGTACCAGAGCCAGGTCGCGGCGTACCGCCAGGCCTACGGTGCCGGCATCAGCGAACAATTGCTGAAGCAGCTCGGATTCGAGCAGCAGGTGCTGCAGCAGTTGATCAACGAGCGCGCGATGGTAGCCGAAGCCGGACGCCTCGGCATCACCGTGACCGATGAGGAAGTGGGCCAGCGCATCGTGTCGATGCCGGAGTTCCAGGAAAACGGCAGGTTCGTCGGCGAGCAGCGCTACCAGATCACGCTCAGGAACGCCCGTCCGCCCCTCTCCCCGCCCGAATTCGAGGCGAGCCTCAAGCGCCAGTTGCTCATCCAGAAGCTGCAGGCCGTGGTGACCGACTGGGTGAGCGTGACCAACACCGAAGCCGACGCGGAGTATCAGCGCCGCAACGAGAAGGTCAAAGTGCAGCTCGTGCACATCTCCGCCGATACGTTCCGCGCCCAGGCGACGGCGACCGACGCCGAGATCGCGGCCGCCTTCGAGAAGAACAAAGAGAAGTACCGCATCGGTGAGCGCCGGAAGGTGAAGTACCTGCTGATCGATCTCGATGCCCAGCGCAAGGGCGTCATAGTGCCCTCGCGCGAGGTGGAGCGGTTCTACAACAACAACATCGAGACATTCTCGACGCCGGAGCAGGTGCGCGCGAGCCACATCCTCCTCAAGAGCGAAGGCAAGGACGAGAAGGCCGTGCGGGCCGAGGCGGAGAAAGTACTGGCCGAAGCCAAGAAACCGAACGCCGATTTCGCGGCGCTGGCCAAGAAGTACTCCGAGGACGAGCCGACCGCCAAGCAGGGCGGCGACCTCGACTACTTCGCAAAAGGCCGGATAGGCCCGGAATTCGACGAGGTCGCGTTCGCGCTCGCGCCCGGCACGATGAGCAACGTGGTGAAGACCAGCGTCGGTTTCCAGATCATCAAGGTCGTGGACAAGAAGGCGGCCACCACCCGAACGCTCGAGCAGGTGCGGGCGCAGATCACCGAGCAACTGGCGATGGAAAAGGCGCAGAAGGCCGCTGATGGCCTGGCCGATCAGCTGGCGAAGGAACTGAAGACGCCGCCGGATCTCGACAAGGTCGCGGCGTCGCGCGGATGGAAGGTCCAGGAGACCGGGTTCTTCACGCGTGAAGAGCCGCTGCTCAGCCTCGGCGGATCGCCGCAGGTGTCGGCCGAAATCTTCCAGCTTGGCAACAACGAAGTCAGCGGCGCCTTGCGAGTGGGCCGCGGGTACGCGTTTGCGGCGGTCTCGGGTCGCGAAGATCCACGAATCCCCACGCTCGACGAGGTGAAGGACAAGGCCCGCGACGATGTGATCAAGGAGAAGGCGAGCAAGCTGGCGTCTGAGAAGGCGGCTACGCTGGCGGCGGCCCTCAAAACGGCGATCGATTTCGTGGCAGCCGCCAAGAAGGCCGGGATCGAGGCCAAGACGAGCGATCTCGTCGCGCGCGGCACCGCGCTGCCGGATGTGGGCATGAACGCCACGGTGGAGAAGGCCGCGTTTTCACAGGCCATCGGCGCCGTGAGTGATCCGATTGCGACACTGGATGGCACGACGATCCTGAAGGTCATCGAGCGGAAGGACATCGCCCCGAGCGAAGCCGCAGGCGCGCGGGAGTCGATCAAACAGGATCTGCTCGGCCAGCGGCGCAATCAGTTCTTCAACGCCTACATGATAAAGGCGCGCCAGAAGATGAAGATCCAGATGAACCGCGAGGCCCTCGATAGGTCGACCGGCGCGTAA